A portion of the bacterium genome contains these proteins:
- the rpsT gene encoding 30S ribosomal protein S20, with amino-acid sequence MAHHKSCIKRIRTSGEANERNRQYRSRMRTEIKKLRGIAQREEAEQHLRQVTSLLDRLVTKGVIKANAASNRKSALTRFVNTL; translated from the coding sequence ATGGCGCATCACAAGTCGTGCATCAAGCGGATCCGCACCAGCGGCGAGGCCAATGAGCGCAATCGGCAGTACCGCTCCCGGATGCGCACGGAGATCAAGAAGCTCCGGGGCATCGCCCAGCGGGAAGAGGCGGAGCAGCATTTGCGTCAGGTGACCAGCCTCTTGGACCGGTTGGTGACGAAGGGCGTGATCAAAGCGAATGCGGCCTCGAACCGCAAGAGCGCCCTGACCCGCTTCGTCAACACCCTCTGA
- a CDS encoding PTS sugar transporter subunit IIA produces the protein MSYTFPSPYAVVLDAEGEDRTTLIRNLAGTLADCPDVVDLEAFTRQLIRREQETPTGLENGCALPHARSTAVEEIVLVVGRSRHPIDFGAADGPARLFFLFGVPDHCITQYLKLVAKLSSLLKAPEFRQCLLAAGSEAEMRQILEASRKV, from the coding sequence ATGTCCTATACATTTCCATCACCATATGCCGTCGTGCTTGACGCTGAGGGTGAGGACCGGACGACCCTCATCCGGAACCTGGCCGGCACACTGGCGGATTGTCCGGACGTGGTGGATCTGGAGGCTTTCACCCGGCAACTGATCAGGCGGGAGCAGGAGACGCCCACCGGCCTGGAGAACGGGTGCGCCCTGCCCCACGCCCGGAGCACGGCCGTCGAGGAGATTGTGCTGGTGGTCGGGCGCAGCCGCCACCCCATCGACTTCGGTGCGGCCGACGGCCCGGCCCGCCTCTTCTTCCTCTTCGGTGTTCCAGATCACTGCATCACGCAGTATCTGAAGCTGGTGGCAAAACTGTCCAGCCTGTTGAAGGCGCCGGAATTCCGGCAGTGTCTGCTCGCCGCCGGCAGCGAGGCCGAGATGCGGCAAATCCTGGAAGCAAGCCGCAAAGTTTAG
- a CDS encoding twin-arginine translocase TatA/TatE family subunit, with product MMGIGWGEGIVIFLAILLLFGAKKIPDVARSLGGAITEFKRGLRGEIDSVKKELDEPGEDKQPKA from the coding sequence ATGATGGGCATCGGCTGGGGCGAGGGGATCGTCATCTTTCTCGCCATTCTCCTGCTCTTCGGCGCCAAGAAGATCCCCGACGTGGCGCGCAGCCTGGGCGGCGCCATCACGGAATTCAAGCGTGGCCTGCGCGGCGAGATCGACAGCGTCAAGAAAGAGCTTGACGAGCCGGGAGAAGACAAGCAGCCCAAGGCTTGA
- a CDS encoding L-threonylcarbamoyladenylate synthase encodes MPPAIRLVPAALAQLAEGGLACLPVDTVPGLACRADLPQALATLKQIKGRPPGKSLSVAFRDLDQAVGWLPAILPLRDWLERVLPGPLTFVVPGSEALGAFEPAWSESVGLRLPGPSPCSALLDGLPWPLALSSANISGQSAIRWVRELDATLAGHLAFIWPGESPLGRESTVVDLRCRPPRLLRPGAMDAARLDRLLEYFP; translated from the coding sequence ATGCCACCCGCCATCCGCCTTGTGCCTGCCGCCCTTGCCCAATTGGCCGAAGGCGGACTGGCCTGCCTCCCGGTGGACACGGTACCCGGATTGGCCTGCCGGGCAGACCTTCCCCAGGCCCTGGCCACCCTCAAGCAGATCAAGGGCCGCCCCCCCGGCAAGTCCCTGTCCGTCGCTTTCCGCGACCTGGACCAGGCCGTCGGCTGGCTGCCCGCCATCCTTCCCCTGCGTGACTGGTTGGAAAGGGTCCTGCCGGGTCCGCTCACTTTCGTCGTGCCAGGTTCGGAGGCGCTGGGCGCTTTCGAGCCAGCCTGGTCCGAGTCCGTCGGCCTGCGCTTGCCCGGTCCGTCCCCTTGTTCGGCCCTGCTCGATGGCTTGCCCTGGCCGCTGGCGCTTAGCTCGGCCAACATCTCCGGGCAGTCCGCCATTCGGTGGGTGCGCGAGCTGGACGCCACCCTGGCTGGACACCTGGCCTTCATCTGGCCGGGCGAATCCCCTCTGGGGCGGGAAAGCACGGTGGTGGACCTCCGTTGCCGCCCGCCCCGCCTCCTGCGCCCGGGGGCGATGGATGCCGCCCGGCTGGACCGTCTTCTGGAGTACTTCCCATGA
- a CDS encoding DUF3108 domain-containing protein: MTRRISSILLAMLVLLVATPLPAATPAKTPFSVGEKITFSVGWGLINAGSSSLSVLDTVRLNGHLCWKIQSQAQSNDVLSKLYPVRDRVVTWMDVKGLFSRGLHKNLHEGTYRKERDYSIQPENGLVVKRKDGQATDTLRIRGPVQDVLSAFYWVRTQPLSVGKVIEVEAVDDLKAYRLAIRVLARETIKLKHGEFDCYMIQPILLGEGLFKAKGEVFIWLTADERRIPVRMKSKIFIGAINASMVDYLPGR; this comes from the coding sequence ATGACGCGGCGGATCTCCAGCATCCTGCTGGCCATGCTTGTGCTTCTGGTCGCCACACCCCTGCCGGCGGCCACTCCCGCCAAGACTCCCTTCTCGGTGGGGGAGAAGATCACCTTCAGTGTCGGTTGGGGCCTGATCAACGCCGGCAGCAGTTCGCTCTCCGTGCTGGACACCGTGCGCCTGAACGGCCACCTCTGCTGGAAGATCCAGAGCCAGGCGCAATCCAACGATGTGCTGAGCAAGCTCTATCCGGTGCGGGACAGGGTTGTCACCTGGATGGATGTCAAGGGCCTCTTCAGTCGCGGCTTGCACAAGAACTTGCATGAGGGCACCTACAGGAAAGAGCGCGATTACTCCATCCAGCCCGAGAACGGCCTCGTGGTGAAACGCAAAGATGGACAGGCCACCGACACTCTGCGCATCCGCGGCCCCGTGCAGGATGTCCTTTCCGCTTTCTACTGGGTGCGCACCCAACCCTTGAGCGTGGGCAAGGTCATCGAGGTGGAGGCCGTGGACGATCTGAAGGCCTACCGCCTGGCCATCCGCGTGCTGGCGCGGGAGACGATCAAGCTGAAGCATGGCGAGTTCGACTGCTACATGATCCAGCCCATCCTGCTGGGCGAGGGCCTTTTCAAGGCCAAGGGCGAGGTTTTCATCTGGCTGACCGCCGATGAGCGTCGCATTCCCGTTCGCATGAAGTCCAAGATCTTCATTGGCGCCATCAACGCCAGCATGGTGGATTACCTGCCCGGACGCTGA
- a CDS encoding VanZ family protein gives MMKLAPSWTRPEVHAALYALLLVLTPFLLLRNYLQGAIGEFSRFRVDLFGQPLLLVPLLAALLAAVGLWLARRRLNRRTLPVLLLVGLLWAAGQQVSDYYFGHTATDLQHNWHTIAYGIFALLFWRAAQRRGLSAERIIVPGLATALALSAMDEGVQVIISTRIFDVGDIGKDGWGAAIGLSAVTLHEAWPALRREGFRLARPRLRDYRCAAFPQLVYALLFAFIFLSVGSLFTDAAYVGYVLAISAGAFIALFLLVHLLGKPGWRWAALGLMLTLAALQAWMVARQPRGRVHHVGRHRVVYSGVPVPLADLLIHEDGSFRPIDKKHSFNKRDQQTLVRQTSHILLIGSGMKGRGGQGFPEPFPVQFLPDLEEDRAVQVIVLPTTQAVAVYNRLRDEGRRVTFVVHTGC, from the coding sequence ATGATGAAGCTTGCGCCGTCTTGGACGCGGCCGGAAGTGCATGCGGCGCTCTATGCGCTGCTGCTAGTCCTCACGCCCTTCCTGCTGTTGCGGAACTATCTGCAAGGGGCCATCGGGGAGTTCTCGCGCTTCAGGGTGGACCTGTTCGGACAGCCTCTGCTGCTTGTGCCGCTGTTGGCAGCGCTGCTGGCGGCGGTCGGACTGTGGCTGGCGCGCCGGCGTCTGAATCGTCGCACCCTGCCCGTGCTGCTCCTGGTGGGGTTGCTGTGGGCGGCCGGCCAGCAGGTCTCCGACTACTATTTCGGACACACCGCCACCGACCTGCAGCACAACTGGCACACCATCGCCTACGGCATCTTCGCCCTTCTGTTCTGGCGGGCGGCCCAGCGCCGGGGCCTGTCGGCGGAACGGATCATTGTGCCGGGCCTGGCCACCGCACTTGCCCTGTCGGCCATGGACGAGGGTGTGCAAGTGATCATCTCCACGCGCATCTTCGATGTGGGCGACATCGGCAAGGATGGGTGGGGGGCCGCCATCGGCCTCTCGGCCGTGACCCTGCATGAGGCGTGGCCGGCCCTCAGAAGGGAAGGTTTCCGACTCGCCCGGCCCCGCTTGCGGGATTACAGGTGCGCGGCCTTCCCCCAGTTGGTCTACGCCCTGCTCTTCGCCTTCATCTTCCTCTCCGTCGGTTCGCTGTTCACGGATGCGGCCTATGTGGGCTACGTGCTGGCCATCAGCGCGGGGGCTTTCATCGCCCTCTTCCTGCTCGTCCACCTGTTGGGAAAGCCCGGGTGGCGCTGGGCCGCGCTGGGCCTCATGCTGACGCTGGCAGCCCTGCAGGCGTGGATGGTGGCCCGCCAGCCCCGGGGCCGCGTCCACCACGTGGGGCGCCATCGGGTCGTCTACAGCGGCGTGCCCGTGCCCTTGGCGGATCTGCTCATCCATGAGGACGGCAGCTTCCGGCCGATCGACAAGAAGCACAGCTTCAACAAGCGGGACCAGCAGACCCTGGTCCGGCAGACCAGCCACATCCTGCTCATCGGCAGCGGCATGAAGGGCCGGGGAGGACAAGGCTTTCCCGAGCCCTTTCCCGTTCAGTTCCTGCCTGATCTGGAAGAGGACCGGGCCGTCCAGGTGATCGTCCTGCCCACGACCCAGGCCGTGGCCGTGTACAACCGCCTGCGCGACGAGGGACGCCGCGTCACCTTCGTCGTGCACACGGGCTGCTGA
- a CDS encoding tetratricopeptide repeat protein codes for MAKRPDDATSPGPVERVQAGDRSMGAAIGACWLLLGGLALLSWVEPAWFMRWVEPGRLSEAETVKDQGDVLLRSGQLGRAATAYLQSLGKQPDLHGARGNLGIVYLKQGRLEEARRVFEDQLRLNPGEEEVTTHYLGEIAERAGDLATAAAWYRRSAEQSPYPAQSWNRSAYLFLESGRLEEALAALEQAKEATLSFPGLLSGMLLSRVPKTLDPDSSRLARMRSQGPTMADLEPYAAWVFTWTAARSRDLARAEYLGARTQALMGDTVTALAACERSLAAWPEQREALLWRAQVEKRRASLR; via the coding sequence ATGGCCAAGCGTCCGGATGACGCCACCTCCCCCGGCCCGGTGGAAAGGGTGCAGGCGGGGGATCGCTCCATGGGGGCGGCCATTGGCGCCTGCTGGCTGTTGCTGGGCGGCCTCGCCCTGCTCTCATGGGTGGAACCAGCCTGGTTCATGCGCTGGGTGGAACCCGGCCGCCTGTCGGAGGCGGAAACCGTCAAGGATCAGGGCGATGTCCTCTTGCGATCCGGTCAACTGGGCCGGGCGGCCACAGCCTACCTGCAGTCCCTGGGCAAGCAGCCGGATCTGCATGGCGCGCGCGGCAACCTGGGAATCGTGTATCTCAAGCAGGGGCGGCTGGAGGAGGCCCGGCGCGTCTTTGAAGACCAGTTGCGCCTGAATCCTGGCGAAGAGGAGGTCACGACCCACTATCTGGGCGAGATCGCCGAGCGCGCGGGCGACTTGGCCACAGCCGCCGCCTGGTACCGTCGCAGCGCCGAGCAATCACCCTATCCCGCCCAGTCCTGGAACCGATCCGCCTATCTCTTCTTGGAAAGCGGGCGGCTGGAGGAGGCCCTGGCCGCATTGGAGCAGGCGAAGGAGGCGACCCTGAGCTTTCCCGGACTGCTGTCCGGCATGTTGCTGAGCCGTGTGCCGAAGACCCTGGATCCGGACAGCTCCCGGTTGGCGCGCATGCGCAGCCAAGGCCCGACCATGGCCGACCTGGAACCCTACGCCGCCTGGGTCTTCACCTGGACTGCCGCGCGCAGTCGCGATCTGGCCCGGGCCGAGTATCTTGGCGCCCGCACCCAGGCCCTGATGGGTGACACCGTCACGGCTCTGGCCGCCTGCGAGCGCTCCCTGGCGGCTTGGCCGGAACAGCGGGAGGCCTTGCTTTGGCGAGCCCAGGTTGAGAAGCGCCGGGCCTCCCTTCGCTGA
- a CDS encoding FeoA family protein, with product MTLASLKPGEEALIMQVDGGGAISRRLADMGVVPGQHVRMLRVAPLGDPLELQVMDYHLSLRKAEALRVHVRPLAIHV from the coding sequence ATGACACTGGCGAGTCTCAAGCCCGGCGAAGAAGCCCTCATCATGCAGGTGGACGGCGGCGGCGCCATTTCCCGCCGCCTGGCCGACATGGGTGTCGTGCCGGGGCAGCATGTGCGCATGTTGCGCGTGGCTCCGCTGGGGGATCCCCTGGAGCTTCAGGTGATGGACTATCATCTCTCCCTGCGCAAGGCCGAGGCCCTGCGCGTCCATGTGCGACCGCTGGCAATCCATGTTTGA
- the feoB gene encoding ferrous iron transport protein B, with translation MKLPAWLDALTRTATEPCHYLREPAAQDPDLAPPAGEPRTAVVALAGNPNSGKTSVFNGLTGSTQHVANFPGVTVERKEGRTRFGRWTWTVVDLPGTYSLSAYSIEEIVARDVLVEERPDLVVDVLDASNLQRNLYLATQLLELGLPLVLAANMLDVAWRRGHRLDLEELGRRLGVPVVAVAGHQALGLGRLKAAIARTLEAPLPPGPIRYGAVIETALAEVVGCLGKAGDGPVPVRWLALRLLEGESHAHDLAVRRGADAAALTALLARLQAGIEAKLGQSVELALATRRHAAIQELIESCRPVGPEPGRRHRSDLTDQLLLHRWLGLPIFLGLMYLIFELTFTLGETPMGWIEDGFALLSGLIDAHWPWPQAVLLKSLVLDGVIGGVGGVLVFLPNIILLFFGLTLMEDTGYMARAAFLMDRLMERIGLHGKSFIPLLTGFGCSIPGIMGTRVLENQRDRLLTMLVLPLMSCGARLPIYLLIIPAFFPASTHGRMLFLIYAIGVLLAVGMAKLLRISVLKGEQSPFVMELPPYKWPTLLGLWSQVRLRAWLYLRKAGTLILGVSILLWAMASWPAPRPDSVLDQAMAQAQLAGDEEAVRQWKNREAERALEASLLGRVGQALTPVMAPLGFDWRISSSMLGAFAAKELFVAQLGVVYALGETEPGSESLRRELQKRYTPLVGFCIMLFALVSTPCMSTFAVTAREAGSLRWAWFQLLGLTALAWILTFGVFQIGRLLGL, from the coding sequence GTGAAACTGCCGGCCTGGTTGGATGCCTTGACCCGCACGGCGACCGAACCCTGCCATTACCTGCGCGAACCCGCGGCCCAGGATCCCGACCTGGCGCCGCCCGCCGGGGAGCCGCGCACAGCGGTGGTGGCCCTGGCGGGCAACCCCAACTCCGGCAAGACGTCTGTCTTCAACGGCTTGACCGGCTCAACCCAGCATGTGGCCAACTTCCCCGGCGTGACGGTGGAGCGCAAAGAGGGCCGGACGCGCTTCGGCCGCTGGACCTGGACCGTGGTGGATCTCCCTGGCACCTACTCCCTCAGCGCCTACTCCATCGAGGAGATCGTGGCGCGGGATGTGCTGGTGGAGGAGCGTCCCGATCTGGTGGTGGACGTGCTGGACGCCTCCAACCTGCAGCGCAATCTCTATCTGGCCACCCAGTTGCTCGAACTGGGCCTGCCCCTGGTGCTGGCCGCCAACATGCTGGACGTGGCTTGGCGGCGTGGCCATCGCCTGGACCTGGAGGAGTTGGGGCGTCGTCTGGGCGTGCCCGTGGTGGCCGTCGCCGGTCACCAGGCACTGGGACTGGGCCGCTTGAAGGCCGCCATCGCGCGGACGCTGGAGGCCCCCCTCCCGCCCGGCCCCATCCGTTATGGAGCCGTCATCGAGACGGCCCTGGCCGAGGTGGTCGGCTGTCTGGGCAAGGCCGGTGATGGCCCGGTTCCGGTCCGGTGGCTGGCCCTGCGCCTGCTGGAGGGAGAGAGCCACGCCCACGATCTGGCGGTGCGTCGGGGGGCGGATGCGGCGGCGCTGACGGCCTTGCTGGCCCGCCTGCAGGCCGGCATCGAGGCGAAGCTGGGACAAAGCGTGGAGCTGGCTCTGGCCACGCGCCGCCACGCCGCCATCCAGGAGCTGATCGAGAGCTGCCGGCCGGTGGGTCCGGAACCGGGTCGCCGCCACCGCAGCGACCTGACAGACCAGCTGCTGCTGCATCGCTGGCTGGGACTGCCCATCTTCCTGGGCCTCATGTACCTCATCTTCGAGCTGACCTTCACCCTGGGCGAAACGCCCATGGGCTGGATCGAGGACGGCTTCGCCCTGCTCTCCGGTTTGATCGATGCCCACTGGCCCTGGCCGCAGGCGGTCCTGCTCAAGAGTCTCGTCCTGGACGGCGTGATCGGCGGCGTGGGCGGCGTGCTCGTCTTCCTGCCCAACATCATCCTGCTCTTCTTCGGCCTGACCCTGATGGAGGACACCGGCTACATGGCGCGGGCGGCCTTCCTGATGGACCGGCTGATGGAGCGCATCGGCCTCCACGGCAAGAGCTTCATCCCGCTCTTGACCGGCTTCGGCTGCAGCATTCCCGGCATCATGGGCACCCGCGTGTTGGAGAACCAGCGCGACCGGCTGCTCACCATGCTGGTGCTGCCCCTCATGAGCTGCGGCGCCCGGCTGCCCATCTACCTGCTCATCATCCCCGCCTTCTTCCCGGCCTCGACCCATGGCCGCATGCTTTTCCTCATTTATGCCATCGGTGTCCTGCTGGCCGTGGGCATGGCCAAGCTGCTGCGCATCTCGGTGCTGAAGGGGGAGCAGAGTCCCTTCGTGATGGAACTGCCCCCCTACAAGTGGCCCACCCTGCTGGGACTCTGGAGCCAGGTGCGGCTGCGGGCCTGGCTTTACCTGCGCAAGGCCGGCACCCTCATCCTCGGCGTCTCCATCCTGCTCTGGGCGATGGCCTCCTGGCCCGCCCCGCGTCCCGACTCCGTCCTTGACCAGGCCATGGCGCAGGCGCAGCTGGCCGGCGATGAGGAGGCGGTGCGGCAATGGAAGAACCGGGAGGCGGAACGCGCGCTGGAGGCTTCGCTATTGGGGCGGGTCGGGCAGGCCCTGACTCCGGTCATGGCGCCCCTGGGCTTCGACTGGCGCATCTCCAGCAGCATGCTGGGAGCCTTTGCCGCCAAGGAGCTCTTTGTGGCCCAGCTGGGCGTGGTCTATGCCCTGGGTGAGACCGAGCCCGGCAGCGAAAGCCTGCGCCGGGAGCTGCAGAAGCGCTACACGCCGCTGGTGGGCTTCTGCATCATGTTGTTCGCCCTGGTCTCCACCCCCTGCATGAGCACCTTCGCCGTCACGGCGCGGGAGGCGGGCAGCCTGCGCTGGGCCTGGTTTCAACTGCTGGGTCTCACCGCCCTGGCCTGGATCCTCACCTTCGGCGTCTTCCAGATCGGCCGCCTGCTGGGTCTCTGA
- the ispG gene encoding (E)-4-hydroxy-3-methylbut-2-enyl-diphosphate synthase — MYLPNRLRPRRLSTREVRVGDLGIGGVNPIRVQSMTTTPTQDVSATVAQCLVLAKAGCELVRITAPTVADAEALGEIRRHLRRQGCRVPLCADIHFSPRAALEAARHVEKVRINPGNFSGRPGRELKEISEREFEQGREEAREAFRPLLKLLKQEGRALRIGVNHGSLSQRMVYRYGDTTTGMVESALEYLAFCREEGYHDVVLSMKASKVRVMIYAYRELVEAMREQENHYPLHLGVTEAGGGVEGILKSAQGIGALLEDGLGDTIRVSLTDPPEMEISPARALADLYSRPRPDTRLDFPECGHDWLSWNPRPTHLTGDRHSRFRAGDGADFPVTLPEGAQDVPGLSRLLDQLPQADSLLPRTPGDAAPCCRRAAGRPVSLVRSDVVEPNVVRRIIPVEVIQDDVSSWVPMIQDVDEILQFHLVTRQLPQINSLLRFIHERFPAGRTLLSIESEHPVVSYRLLDLALRRLGSRIPLDFLATREMCKDPIALASMLGSLLADGIVHSLTLAGDVAMTGSRLFAFTVLQGAGARLFATEYVSCPGCGRTLFELEPTTALIQEATRHLTGLKIAVMGCIVNGPGEMADADFGYVGSAPGRIDLYVGREVVKRNVLQEEAVEQLIALIREQGRWVEP, encoded by the coding sequence ATGTACCTGCCCAACCGCCTGCGTCCCCGCCGTCTCAGCACGAGGGAGGTACGAGTGGGCGACCTGGGGATCGGCGGCGTCAATCCGATCCGCGTCCAGTCCATGACCACCACCCCCACCCAGGACGTGTCCGCCACCGTGGCGCAATGCCTGGTCCTGGCCAAAGCCGGTTGTGAGCTGGTGCGCATCACGGCGCCCACCGTCGCCGACGCCGAGGCCCTGGGCGAGATCCGGCGCCACCTCCGCCGCCAGGGGTGCCGCGTCCCCCTCTGCGCCGACATCCACTTCAGCCCGCGTGCCGCCCTCGAGGCCGCCCGCCATGTGGAGAAAGTGCGGATCAACCCCGGCAACTTCTCGGGCCGCCCCGGCCGGGAGCTGAAAGAGATCTCCGAGCGGGAGTTCGAGCAGGGCCGCGAGGAGGCGCGCGAGGCCTTCCGGCCCCTCCTCAAGCTGCTCAAGCAGGAGGGCCGGGCCCTGCGCATCGGGGTCAACCACGGCAGCCTGTCCCAGCGCATGGTCTACCGCTACGGCGACACCACCACCGGCATGGTGGAGAGCGCTCTCGAGTACCTGGCCTTCTGCCGCGAGGAGGGCTACCACGACGTCGTCCTCTCCATGAAGGCGAGCAAGGTCCGCGTCATGATCTACGCCTACCGGGAGCTGGTGGAAGCCATGCGCGAGCAGGAGAACCACTATCCCCTGCATCTGGGTGTGACCGAGGCCGGCGGCGGCGTCGAAGGCATCCTGAAGAGCGCCCAGGGCATCGGCGCCCTGCTCGAGGACGGCCTGGGCGACACCATCCGCGTCTCCCTGACCGATCCGCCCGAGATGGAGATCTCTCCGGCGCGGGCCCTGGCCGACCTCTACTCGCGACCACGACCCGACACGCGCCTGGACTTCCCGGAATGCGGGCATGACTGGCTCTCGTGGAATCCGCGCCCCACCCACTTGACGGGGGACCGCCACAGCCGTTTCCGGGCCGGGGACGGCGCCGACTTCCCCGTCACTCTCCCCGAGGGCGCCCAGGACGTGCCCGGTCTCTCCCGGCTGCTGGACCAGCTGCCCCAGGCGGACAGCCTGCTGCCACGCACGCCCGGGGACGCCGCTCCCTGTTGCCGACGGGCGGCGGGCCGTCCCGTCAGCTTGGTGCGCTCCGACGTGGTGGAGCCCAACGTGGTGCGCCGCATCATCCCCGTGGAAGTGATCCAGGACGATGTCTCAAGCTGGGTGCCCATGATCCAGGACGTGGACGAGATCCTCCAGTTCCACCTCGTGACGCGCCAGCTGCCCCAGATCAACAGCCTGCTGCGCTTCATCCATGAACGCTTCCCGGCGGGCCGCACCCTCCTTTCCATCGAGAGCGAGCATCCCGTCGTCAGTTACCGCCTGCTCGACCTCGCCTTGCGCCGCCTGGGCAGCCGCATTCCCCTGGATTTCCTCGCCACCCGGGAGATGTGCAAGGACCCCATCGCCCTCGCCTCCATGCTCGGTTCCCTCCTCGCCGACGGCATCGTGCACAGCCTGACCCTGGCCGGGGACGTGGCCATGACGGGCAGCCGCCTCTTCGCCTTCACCGTGCTGCAGGGCGCGGGGGCGCGCCTCTTCGCCACCGAGTATGTCAGTTGCCCTGGCTGCGGGCGCACCCTCTTCGAGCTGGAGCCCACCACCGCCCTGATCCAGGAGGCGACGCGCCACCTGACCGGCCTGAAGATTGCCGTGATGGGCTGCATCGTGAATGGGCCGGGCGAGATGGCCGACGCCGATTTCGGTTACGTGGGCAGCGCCCCCGGCCGCATCGATCTCTACGTGGGCCGGGAGGTGGTGAAGCGCAACGTGCTCCAGGAGGAGGCGGTGGAGCAGCTCATCGCCCTCATCCGCGAGCAGGGGCGGTGGGTGGAACCCTGA
- a CDS encoding ATP-dependent 6-phosphofructokinase — MPTTTARDIHRIAISTSGGDAPGLNAVIRGLTKAAILKYRWEVVGLLNGLEGLVDTTRVVPLGLDQVRGLLSRGGTVLGAASHGNPFSRSVVRNGQAVVEDLRPLLVKNFHYLGLDALVCIGGEGTMKIAAELGELGLPVVGVPKTIDNDLAGTELTFGFHTAVQTAMEALDRLQTTAASHHRVMILELMGRYAGWISLMAGIAGDADVILLPEIPFDLQEVVDAVLRRNRRGSSFSIIVVAEGAREKDGELHVMRHVTEGTYANERLGGIGDWLADKVHEQTGLECRSTVLGHIQRGGSPIAFDRILATKFGIKAAGMIAKGRFNHLAVLEGGEIIARPFSEVVGREKNVDPEGQTVRYAERMGVNFGRPNREVRI; from the coding sequence GTGCCCACCACCACCGCCCGTGACATCCATCGCATCGCCATCTCCACCAGCGGCGGGGATGCCCCCGGCCTCAATGCCGTCATCCGCGGCCTCACCAAGGCCGCCATCCTCAAGTACCGCTGGGAGGTGGTGGGGCTGCTCAACGGGCTGGAAGGCCTGGTGGACACGACGCGCGTGGTGCCGCTGGGCCTGGACCAGGTGCGGGGCCTGCTGTCGCGGGGGGGGACGGTGCTGGGGGCCGCCTCCCACGGCAATCCTTTCTCCCGCTCGGTGGTGCGCAACGGCCAGGCGGTGGTGGAGGACCTGCGGCCCTTGCTCGTCAAGAATTTCCATTACCTGGGCCTCGACGCCCTCGTCTGCATCGGCGGTGAAGGCACGATGAAGATCGCCGCCGAATTGGGCGAGCTGGGCCTTCCCGTGGTGGGTGTGCCCAAGACCATCGACAACGACCTGGCCGGCACCGAGCTGACCTTCGGCTTCCACACGGCCGTGCAGACGGCGATGGAGGCGCTGGACCGCCTGCAGACGACGGCGGCCAGCCACCATCGGGTGATGATCCTGGAGCTGATGGGTCGCTATGCCGGCTGGATCTCCCTCATGGCCGGCATCGCCGGCGACGCCGACGTCATCCTCTTGCCGGAGATCCCCTTTGATCTGCAGGAGGTGGTGGACGCCGTCCTGCGGCGCAACCGGCGGGGTTCCAGCTTCTCCATCATCGTGGTGGCAGAGGGCGCCCGCGAGAAGGACGGGGAGCTGCATGTCATGCGGCATGTCACCGAGGGAACCTACGCCAACGAGCGCCTGGGTGGAATTGGGGATTGGCTTGCCGATAAAGTACATGAGCAGACCGGGCTGGAATGCCGGTCCACGGTCCTGGGGCACATCCAGCGGGGTGGATCGCCCATCGCCTTTGATCGCATCCTGGCCACCAAGTTCGGGATCAAGGCGGCGGGCATGATCGCCAAGGGGCGTTTCAACCATCTGGCCGTGCTGGAGGGGGGTGAGATCATCGCCCGGCCTTTCTCGGAAGTGGTGGGTCGTGAGAAGAACGTGGACCCGGAAGGACAAACGGTCCGCTATGCCGAACGGA